Sequence from the Undibacterium piscinae genome:
AAGTGCTGTTTCCGGCGGGTGCCACCGTCAGTTATCAGGCGGGCCAGCGCGACAGCGGGATACCGCAGCAGATCTGGCTGCTCGAAGGCAGTATGGAAATCAGCTCGGGCGGTATTCACTATAGTTTGCAAGCGGGCGATTGTCTGGCCATGCAAGAACACCATGAAATTGTCTATCACAATAGCAGCGCCTTGCCGGCGCGCTATCTGGTGGTGATCAATAGCGATTTTTCTCAGCCCACCAGGAGATAGTCTTGCAGCCCATTTTTACGATCTGCACTCGCTAGGCCCGACGATCTGCCCGCCTTGAGCGAACTACTGATCGATTGTGTCGGCGGCGCGGTCAGTTTTATGCAACCTTTAGCGCCTGATATGGAAATTCACTAGCGCAGCAGCCGCGCAGCGCGTTTTGCCGAGAAATCCTGTCGGACGTATCGTTGGCACTGTGCAAGTAATTACCAGTCAGCCAGAGATCAGCCGCACCGCGCCGATATTTCTAAATTACTGGTGGTCAGGGTATCGCTGCCGCCCTGATGGATGCCGCCGATGGCGGCGCGCGCGGCAGTTTACTGGTGCTCGATACCGCCACCGGCGGTGGGGCCGAAAATCAACGCCTGGGCTGGATACAGTGCGGCATGATTCCGGATTATGCGCTGGCCGCTGGATTGTGTTCGGCCCGAAGCTGCCCAGCGCGTTTTCTCTTTGTCTGCTAAGGGTTTTGGTGGCGACGAAAATTTCGCGCATAAAATAGATGAAGCTGCCGACCAGGGCCAGAATCCCGCTGACAAACAGGAAGGCGATTAATTTATCCAGGCCCAAGCCCATTGCATCACCGAGAAACAGGGTGGCGATGACCAGGCAAATCAATAAACCGCATGAGGTACTAAGCGTAATGGCGCGGTTGATCAGATGGGAGCGTTCATATAACTCATTGAGTTCTTGTTCCAATCCGGGCTGAAGGCTTGCGCTAGTTGCGCTATCGCGATGATGGATTAAGGCTTCCAGCACGCGTGAACGGTCTATGATGCGCGCCAGGCGATTGGTCAGTACCGTCAGGGTGGTACCGACGCCGGTGAGCAAGAATACCGGCGCAATGGCTAGCTGGATAATATGGCTGACATCGCCCAATTGCAGTGTGATCAAAGGAGTATCCCCGTATGCTGGTGTAATACCTGATTCTAGCAGTCTGCCGGGGGAAAAATCACATCGCCTCGATTTTATGCAGGTTTCACCGGCAATGTCAGTTGCACTTGCAGACCGCCCTCGGGCAGATTGCTCAGTTGCAGGCTGCCGCCGTGTTGCTGGGCGATGTTCTGGGCGATCGTCAGGCCCAGTCCGGTACCTCCGGTATGACGCGAGCGTGAGCTTTCCATCCGATAGAAAGGTTCGAATACCTTGCTTTGCTGATCGACCGGAATGCCGCTGCCGCCATCACGTATTCGTATCTGCACCGATTTTTTCCGGCCACTTCAGCGCTTGTCACGCTCACTCTGGCGTGATGACCGTACTTGACGGCATTGTCGATCAGGTTGTTGAGACAGCGTTGCAGCGATTGCGGCCTGGCCATCACGGTGGCGCCGGATAGTCCGTCGAGACTGACATCCTGGCCGGCATCACTGGCATCGCTGCAGACGCTGTCGAGCAGCGAGTCCAGATCCAGTGGCTTGAGAGATTCGCTACTGTCCATGCTGCGTGCCAGATCCAGGCCTTCTTTCACCATCATTTGCATGGCTGACAGATCTTCTATCAGCTTGTCGCGTAACTCCTGATCGCTGACTTTTTCCAGCCGCAGGCGCAGGCGCGTCAGCGGTGTCTGCAAGTCATGGGTGATTGCCGCCAGCATGTGGGTGCGCTGTTGTATGTGCTGGCGTATCCGTGATTGCATGGCATTGAAAGCCTTGGTTGCCTGCAAAATTTCGGTGCTACCTTGTTCTTCCAGTGCCGGGCGATTAATGTCTTGCCCGAGGTCGGTGGCGGCTTGCGCCAAACGGTTCAGCGGGCGCATCGTCATGCGCGAGACCAGGTAGGCGAGGGTGCCGAGGATGGATAAAAACAGCAGCAGATACAGTGGGAATTCCTTGCTCAAAGGAGGCATAGGATTGCGTGGCGGCAAAACCATCAAGCGTAAGGCGCTGCCATCATGCAAGGTAATCCCCAGCGCTTCGCAAGGGCGGCGTAATTGCGGCATCTCTTTCGCCATTTTTGGGCATTCTTCAGTATTTTGCGGTAAAGAAATGACTTTGAAATTTTTACCCAGACGCTCGCTGAGCGCCGCCGCATACGCTGAATTCGGTGCCTGATCCTGGCTCACTTCCGGCAGTGTGGTTACGCGTAAACCTAGCCGTGGTGCGGTCTGCAGAAACGCTTCGCGATTCGCCGCCGGCAGCGCATCCATTGCCAGCACCAGTTGCTCGGCGCGTTCCACGGCATGCGAATCGCGGAATTGCGTGATGGTTTTTTTGCCTTTCGCCAAATGCCAGCCACCAGGTCAGCATGGTGGCACTGACTACACCTAGCAATAGGATAGCGAACACCCGCCCGGACATGGAATTAAAAATCTTCATACTTAGCCTTAGCTTTTTATTCGGTGCTGACGGTTACTGCCAGTACATAGCCACCGTTGCGCACGGTTTTGATGATCTGTGGCGTGCGCGCATCTTCACGTAATTTCTGGCGCAAACGGCTGATCTGAATGTCAATCGAGCGATCAAACGGATCGGCATCACGGCCATGCATGATATTTAACAACTGGTCGCGGTTGAGTACCTGATTCGGTTGTTCCAGAAAGATATTGAGCAGGCGAAATTCCGCACCGGACAAGGCGACTACCATTTCGTCAGGACTGATCAGATGGCGTGCGGTGACGTCCAGGGTCCAGCCGGCAAACTTGAGTTTTTGCACTACGGCACCGCTGGCATCACGTTGTGATGTATTGCTGCGCCTTAGCACGCTGCGGATTCTGGCCAGCAATTCGCGCGGTTCAAACGGCTTAGGCAGGTAGTCATCCGCCCCCATTTCCAAGCCTATGATGCGATCGAGCGGTTCGCTTCTGGCCGTCAGCATAATGACGGGCATGTTCGATTTTGCCCTCAGGTTGCGACACAGCGTTAATCCGTCATCGCCGGGCATATTTAGGTCGAGTACGATCAGATCGAATTTGTGCTGATTCAGTGCGGTCCACATGGCGCTGCCATCGGCTGCGGTCAGCGTGGCATAGCCGTTGAGTTCAAGGTAGTCTGCCAGCAGACTGCGGATGTCGCGGTCATCGTCAACGATGAGTATCTTAGTTGGAGTATCCATGCTTCTCATTATCGGTGCGTCACTCTCTTTGTGAACCTTAGGATTTGTATCGGCTTGTTGTCAAACATCAGGTCTGAAACAGTACGCAACAATCGCCTGGGTCGCAACAGCGGCGCGATACATTGCGATACAAAGCTTTGATCTACGACACTTGTCTGCGCTGTATTTGCTGCAATATAGCTTATGTGCAGCGCACATGAGGCAAATGTGCGGGAATGATCCGTAATCGGTAATCCGTACATATTGCCTGAATCAATCCACCAACTCAAAGGAAGATCATGAAATCGTTGAAAAACAAATTTTTCATAGGCTTGACCGCTGTCGCCATGACTGCCGCAGGCGGCGTATTTGCCCAAAATGCCGGAATGGGGATGGGCGCAGGGACGGGAATGGGAATGGGCGGTCCCGGCATGCATGATTGCGAAGCTAAGGGCTCTGCCAGATCGCCGGAAAAAATGAAAGCTGTGATGGAAAAACATCAGGCGCAACTGCATGCCAAGCTGAAGTTAAGCGCAGCACAGGAGCCTGCATGGAAAACTTTTGTCGCGGCCAATACGCCTGCTGCCATGCCGACCCCGCCAGACCGCAAGGAAATGGAAAAGCTGACGACGCCTGAACGCATGGAAAAAATGATGGAGCGTTCCAAGCAGCACCAGGAAAAAATGCAGGAACGCCTGGCTGCGCTGAAAACTTTCTATGCCGTGCTGACGCCCGAGCAACAAAAGGTGTTTGATGATAGCCACGCGCACATGGGAAATCATCCCATGCAGCGGCGAGGACAGGAAGCGGCCAAAACGGCAAAATAAATGTGTCTGAGGTTTGTATGAAGTTTGTTTGAAGTGAGCGTGGCTGCGAGTTCCGGCTGGAGCTTGCAGCGTGCGTTCGTGTGGCGTCTGGCTAAATATTGATGCCGGAAATATGTTGCTTGTTCCAGTTGCGTATCCAGTCTGCCAGATCTGCTTCTATCATAGGTTTGGCAATTAAAAATCCCTGACCTTCATGGCAGCCCATGTCGCGTAGCACTTGCCAGTGATGTTCGGTTTCTATGCCTTCGGCGATTAGTAGCAAGCCCAGTTTTTTACCTAGTTGGGTAATTAACTCGGCAATCCGCGGGCCCTCCGGCGTGTCTATCTGATTGACGAAAGCACGGTCAATTTTTAAGCGGTCTACCGGTAATTTATCCAGATAGCTGAGGGATGAAAATCCCGTGCCAAAGTCATCAATCGCGACCTGCACCCCCATCTGCTTAAATTTGCTCAGTGACTCTTCAAATAGTTCGGCGCCGGCCATGGTGACAGATTCGGTGATCTCCAGTTCCAGATGATGGGCTTGCAGGCCGGTATCGCGTAGGGCGGTTTCCACAATCTTGATGAAATCGGGTTGGCGGAACTGTATTACCGAGACATTCACGCCCATTCTTTCAGGCGCCAGTCCGGCTTGTTGCAGTTGCACCATGGTATGGCAAGCGGTGCGCAAGACCCAGGCGCCGAGACTGATGATCAGCCCTGAATGCTCTGCCAGCGGAATGAAATCGTTAGGCGGTATCATCAGGCCCTCATCGGTACGCCAGCGCAACAGCGCTTCGAAGCCGATCAGGCGGTGGCTGTTCAGGTCGACTTGCGGTTGATACGCGAGGAACAGGCGATCGGCATCAAATGCCTTGTGCAGGTGTTGCATCAGGCGCGCGCGCTCGCGTATCTCTATGCCCATTTCCCGCGTGAAAATGGTGTGTGAGCCGCGCTGATGACCCTTGGTACGCTTTAAGGCGATACTGGCGTCTTTTAAGGCATCGGCACCACTGTTGGCGTAGCCGTCTAACTCAACGATGCCCATCGACATCGACACCGTGTGCGCGGTATCTTCAATCAGGAAAGTGCTGGCGAACAGTTGCTGCAATTTGTCTGGTTGCAAGGAATCGCTGTCACCGAGCAAGCCAAACACATCGCCCGAGATACGCGCCAGAAAAATATCCGATCCCAGATTTTGCTGCAGGCGATTGGCTACCGCCCTGAGCAATAAGTCACCGTAGTGGTGACCTAGTACGTCATTGATTTCGGCAAAATCATCAATGTCTATCAACACCAGCGTTTGCTTTTCTGTGCGCTTCTGAAATGCGCCATCAATTTGCTCGATGAATTTCAGGCGGTTCGGCAGCATCAGTAACTGATCGCGGTAGGCGTGAGTCTTGAGTTGATTGACCAGGCCTAAGTTGTCCAGGCAGACGCCCAGATTCGAGCAAAATACCTCGAGTAATTGCTGGTCAATTTCGCTCAGTGCGTAAGGCAGATCGATATACGCGGCGACCGGACGGTTTCCTTGTCCGGCAAAATACAGGGTCATGTTTTTTTCGGTAAACAGCGACACCCTATGAGTCAGCGCGTGTTTGAGCGAATCGCGTATGGCGGCGATTTCGATATCGTCGATCGGGCAATTCATCAATTTGCTGTAGTGGCCGGCTGAGGCGATAACGCTGAAGCGCGTGGTATGTCCGGTCTGGTCAGGATAGTCGCCCTGCGCGCATAGCAAGCCTTCCGGTGGCACGCCGCATAGTGCGGCGATCTGGGTAATCACACCGGCGGCGAAACCGTGTATGCCATCCTCGACCGAAAATAAGGCGCTGGAGGTAATGATCTGGTGCAGTCCGCGGCGGCTGGCATCAATGGTGCGGATCTGATCGTAAGAACGTATCGCTGCAGTTAGTGCCGTCAGCAATTTTTTGCGCGTCAGTTCGTTCTTGGTTTTATAGTCATTGATGTCATAGTCGCGGATCGCATCTTCTTCCGGTGCATAGCCGGGCTGGCCGGTGCGCAAGATGATGCGGGTATCATGCCATTTCAGCTCATCCCTGATAAAACTGACCAGCTCCAGGCCGGCTTGCTCGGTTTCCATTACGACATCTAACAAGACTACGGCGACCTCGGTTTCGCGGGCAAAACGCTCACGTGTTTCGGCCTTTGAACTGGTATGGATAAATTCGAGTTTGCGGTTGAGGATTTGCACATCGAGCAAGGCAAATTCGGTGGCGCGGTGGACGTCTTCGTCATCATCGACAATCGCGATTTTCCAGGTGCGCTGCGTCAGGGGATTAACGGAAGCATCTAAAACATCTTCGTCGATGAATAGTGCTTCGTCATCTTGACCAAATGGAGTGTTTGACATGTTTTTCCCAAAAAGATAGCACGCATCCAAAGATTTTTTTTTACTGGTTTTTCCCAGTATATAGCATACCCTTTGTTGTGCAACAGGAAATTTTCTTCCCGCATTGGTACTCGCGGGAAGAGTTTTTACATGTCCGCTTTTGATATTTCAGCTGGTTTAGCCAAAGCGGCGGTGTGCATCGAGTCCCAGACCCGCGCCTATGCTGCCAAACAGATCGCCTTCGACCCTCTTGGCATCCGGCACCATGGCTGCGATACGTGCGCGCAAGCCGCGTACGCCACTGGAACCACCAGTGAAAAACACCGTGTCGATATCGGCCGCAGTCACTCCGGCATCATCCATCACTTTCTGTATCGTGATGGCGATCTGATCCATCAGGTGGCCGATGGCAGACTGGAAACCGTCCTGGTCTAGCGTCAGGACGCACTCCAATTGCGACTGAGTCTTGCTGCGCAGGCGCTCTAGCTTGAGGCTGATACTGTCTTGATCTGACAACATAATCTTGGCTTCTTCCGATTTGATCGCCAGCCAGTGACCATCGCGTTGATCGAGTAAATGCAGGAAGCGTTCCAACCGGGTGCGCAGATCGTCGTTATTGGCGTCGCGATAGATGTCTTGCATCTCGCGCGCCACTTTTTGGCTATACAGCAGATTAATCGTGTGCCAGGTCGCCAGATTGAAATAGTGCGCCGATGGCACTTCGGTGCCATTGCCCAGTTTTCCGCCTAGCCCCAGTAGTGGCATGACCTGGGTCAGGCTCAGGTATTTGTCAAAATCGGTGCCGCCTATGTGAACGCCGCCATTGCCCAGGATGTCGTTATGGCGCTCAATCTGAGTGCTGCGCTCGGGCGACAGACGTAATAGCGAGAAATCGGAAGTACCGCCACCGATATCGGCGATCAGTACCAGTTCTTCTTTATGGATTCTGGATTCGTAATCGATCGCGGCGGCGATCGGTTCGTATTGAAACTGGATGTCCTTAAAACCTACCGAACGCGCGATTTCTTCCAGCGTATCTTGCGCGATGCGGTCAGCCTTGCGGTCGTCATCGATGAAATGTACAGGGCGGCCAAACACCGCCTGAGTAAATGACTGGCCCGCCGATTGTTCGCCGCGCCGTTTCAATTCACCGATATAGTGCGCCAGCAACTGGCGAAATGGCAGGGCGCGGCCTTGTACTTCGGTTTGCCCGTCGATCAGGCTAGTGCCGAGCAAGCTCTTCATCGAGCGCATCAGGCGGCCTTCATAACCGGCCAGATAAGAGCTCAGCGCCGCGCGGCCATAGTTGACCTCATCTTCATCGGCATTGAAGAACACCACCGAAGGCAGGGTGAACTTGTCTTGCTCCAGCGTCAGCAAGGCTGGTTGGCCGGGCCTGTGCAAGCCTACCGTCGAATTCGAGGTGCCAAAATCTACTCCACATGCGTGCGACATCAAATTTCCTGGATTCATATCTTAAAACGGGCGCAGATTATAGACGATATTTGCCCGCTTAATTAATCAGCTCACTGGCTGCCGGTGGATTGTGTCTTACCACTAACAATTGATCGATGCGGTAATGGTCAATATCGACCACTTCAAATTTGTAGTTATTAAAATAAACACAGTCGGTGCGCTTGGGGATTTTTTTCAGCATGGTCATCATGAAACCGGCGATGGTCTCGTAATTTTCCTGATCCGGCAATTCGTCTATCGATAAGGCCTGGCATACGTCTTCTACCGTGGTAGCGCCATCGATCAGCCAGGAGTCGGCATCGCGTTGGACAATCTGGCTTTCCTGAAACGGGTGCAGCAGGTTGCCCATCAGCGTGCTTAGTACATCATTGAGGGTAATCACGCCAACGACCATCGCATATTCGTTGAGGACCACCGCGAAATCCTCGCGCGTACCTTTGAAATGTTCGAGCACCTCAGATAAGGTCAGTGAATCCGGCACCACCAGGGCGGTACGCAGAGACAATTCCTGTACTTTCGAGAACGCCTGGTTGGTCAAGACACGTTTTAGTATGTCCTTGGATTCTACATAACCGACCACGGTATCGATCTGGCCGTCGCACACCAGAAACTTGGCGTGCGGATGCTCGGCAATTTTCTGGCGTATCACGACATCGCTGTCTTGCAGACTGAAATACACGATATTGTCGCGCTGTGTCATGGCCGAAGGGACGGTGCGGTTTTCCAGCTCAAATACATTGCCGATTATTCCATGTTCACGGGCTTGCAAAACGCCCGCTTCGGCCCCCGCATCGACTACCGCGTAAATGTCGTCGGAAGTGATTTGTTCGTCGCGCGTGGTCGACATATTAAACAATTGGAAAATCAGATTCGCCAAGCCGTTGAATACCCAGACCAGAGGTTTAAAAATACGCACGCACCACAGCATAGGGCCGACCACATTCATCGCTACCGACTCGGGCGCAATCATCGCCATCTTCTTGGGAATCAGATCGGCAAAAAGAATAAACAAAGAGGTGACAAACAGAAACGAACTTATGAAGCTGGCGGTATCGACCCAACTGGTATTGCCAAAAACGGAATGAAATACACTGGAGAAATACGGTGTCAGGGCTTGCTCGCCCAGAATGCCACCGAGTATCGCGACGCCGTTTAAGCCGATTTGCACTACCGTAAAAAAATGTCCGGGTTGTAATTGCAGCTCCAATACTTTGGCGGCGCGTAGCTCACCCTCGGATTCGAGTACTTGCAGTTTTACCTTGCGCGCCGCGGCTAGCGAAATTTCGGACATAGAGAAAAATGCACTGATGACTACCAGCAAAGCGATGATGAGAAAATGGTCAAATAATGCCATGGCACTTCCTTAGGAGATCTTGTTGATCACTATCATATACCATAGGGCAAGAGGAGCTTAACGGGAAAATTGCTTTTTGAATAAAGTTGTTTGCCGGCTGTCAGCCTCAGGATGTGTTGAGCGTCTTGATCATTACAAAAAAAAAGCGGGCTCTGTTTCCAGAGCCCGCTAGTTATTCCGGCAAATTTATTTACTTGACTGCCAGATGCGCATTGACCTTGTCGAGCACTAGTTCAGGTTGCTGTGCTTGCGCTACGGTTTCGTTATTCAGGCATTGCTGCAGCCTGGCCATATCGACGTCCTTACCCCATTGACCGACTACGACAGTCGCTACGCCGTTACCGATCAGGTTAGTCAGGGCACGCGCTTCAGACATGAAACGATCGATTCCCAAAATCAGGGCCAGGCCTGCTACCGGTACGCCACCGACGGCTGACAGTGTTGCCGCCAGCACGATGAAGCCGCTGCCGGTAATGCCTGCCGCGCCTTTCGAGGTGAGCAGCAAGACCGCCAGTAAGGTCAGTTGCTGGGTCAGGCTCATCGGTGTGTTGGTCGCCTGGGCGATAAACACCGCCGCCATGGTCAGGTAAATGGAAGTGCCATCGAGATTAAACGAATAACCGGTAGGGATCACCAGACCGACCACTGATTTCTTGACGCCCAGATTTTCTAGCTTGGCCATCATGCGCGGCAGTACCGATTCCGAAGATGAAGTACCGA
This genomic interval carries:
- a CDS encoding Hsp70 family protein, yielding MSHACGVDFGTSNSTVGLHRPGQPALLTLEQDKFTLPSVVFFNADEDEVNYGRAALSSYLAGYEGRLMRSMKSLLGTSLIDGQTEVQGRALPFRQLLAHYIGELKRRGEQSAGQSFTQAVFGRPVHFIDDDRKADRIAQDTLEEIARSVGFKDIQFQYEPIAAAIDYESRIHKEELVLIADIGGGTSDFSLLRLSPERSTQIERHNDILGNGGVHIGGTDFDKYLSLTQVMPLLGLGGKLGNGTEVPSAHYFNLATWHTINLLYSQKVAREMQDIYRDANNDDLRTRLERFLHLLDQRDGHWLAIKSEEAKIMLSDQDSISLKLERLRSKTQSQLECVLTLDQDGFQSAIGHLMDQIAITIQKVMDDAGVTAADIDTVFFTGGSSGVRGLRARIAAMVPDAKRVEGDLFGSIGAGLGLDAHRRFG
- a CDS encoding response regulator gives rise to the protein MDTPTKILIVDDDRDIRSLLADYLELNGYATLTAADGSAMWTALNQHKFDLIVLDLNMPGDDGLTLCRNLRAKSNMPVIMLTARSEPLDRIIGLEMGADDYLPKPFEPRELLARIRSVLRRSNTSQRDASGAVVQKLKFAGWTLDVTARHLISPDEMVVALSGAEFRLLNIFLEQPNQVLNRDQLLNIMHGRDADPFDRSIDIQISRLRQKLREDARTPQIIKTVRNGGYVLAVTVSTE
- a CDS encoding EAL domain-containing protein, with amino-acid sequence MSNTPFGQDDEALFIDEDVLDASVNPLTQRTWKIAIVDDDEDVHRATEFALLDVQILNRKLEFIHTSSKAETRERFARETEVAVVLLDVVMETEQAGLELVSFIRDELKWHDTRIILRTGQPGYAPEEDAIRDYDINDYKTKNELTRKKLLTALTAAIRSYDQIRTIDASRRGLHQIITSSALFSVEDGIHGFAAGVITQIAALCGVPPEGLLCAQGDYPDQTGHTTRFSVIASAGHYSKLMNCPIDDIEIAAIRDSLKHALTHRVSLFTEKNMTLYFAGQGNRPVAAYIDLPYALSEIDQQLLEVFCSNLGVCLDNLGLVNQLKTHAYRDQLLMLPNRLKFIEQIDGAFQKRTEKQTLVLIDIDDFAEINDVLGHHYGDLLLRAVANRLQQNLGSDIFLARISGDVFGLLGDSDSLQPDKLQQLFASTFLIEDTAHTVSMSMGIVELDGYANSGADALKDASIALKRTKGHQRGSHTIFTREMGIEIRERARLMQHLHKAFDADRLFLAYQPQVDLNSHRLIGFEALLRWRTDEGLMIPPNDFIPLAEHSGLIISLGAWVLRTACHTMVQLQQAGLAPERMGVNVSVIQFRQPDFIKIVETALRDTGLQAHHLELEITESVTMAGAELFEESLSKFKQMGVQVAIDDFGTGFSSLSYLDKLPVDRLKIDRAFVNQIDTPEGPRIAELITQLGKKLGLLLIAEGIETEHHWQVLRDMGCHEGQGFLIAKPMIEADLADWIRNWNKQHISGINI
- a CDS encoding HlyC/CorC family transporter, with protein sequence MALFDHFLIIALLVVISAFFSMSEISLAAARKVKLQVLESEGELRAAKVLELQLQPGHFFTVVQIGLNGVAILGGILGEQALTPYFSSVFHSVFGNTSWVDTASFISSFLFVTSLFILFADLIPKKMAMIAPESVAMNVVGPMLWCVRIFKPLVWVFNGLANLIFQLFNMSTTRDEQITSDDIYAVVDAGAEAGVLQAREHGIIGNVFELENRTVPSAMTQRDNIVYFSLQDSDVVIRQKIAEHPHAKFLVCDGQIDTVVGYVESKDILKRVLTNQAFSKVQELSLRTALVVPDSLTLSEVLEHFKGTREDFAVVLNEYAMVVGVITLNDVLSTLMGNLLHPFQESQIVQRDADSWLIDGATTVEDVCQALSIDELPDQENYETIAGFMMTMLKKIPKRTDCVYFNNYKFEVVDIDHYRIDQLLVVRHNPPAASELIN
- a CDS encoding Spy/CpxP family protein refolding chaperone, giving the protein MKSLKNKFFIGLTAVAMTAAGGVFAQNAGMGMGAGTGMGMGGPGMHDCEAKGSARSPEKMKAVMEKHQAQLHAKLKLSAAQEPAWKTFVAANTPAAMPTPPDRKEMEKLTTPERMEKMMERSKQHQEKMQERLAALKTFYAVLTPEQQKVFDDSHAHMGNHPMQRRGQEAAKTAK